In Rosa chinensis cultivar Old Blush chromosome 1, RchiOBHm-V2, whole genome shotgun sequence, a genomic segment contains:
- the LOC112182781 gene encoding peptidyl-prolyl cis-trans isomerase FKBP20-1, protein MSDAIDLTGDGGVLKKIVRHAKPDATGPTQDLPLVDVHYEGVLEETGEVFDTTHEDNTIFSFEIGKGSVIKAWDVALRTMKVGEIAKITCKPEYAYGSAGSPPDIPPDATLIFEVELVACNPRKGLSLGSASEERNRLEELKKQRELAAATKEEEKKKREEAKAAAASRIQAKLDAKKGGKGKGKGK, encoded by the exons ATGAGTGATGCAATTGATTTAACTGGAGATGGAGGTGTGCTCAAGAAAATTGTAAGGCATGCCAAACCAGATGCAACTGGTCCGACGCAAGACCTTCCTCTTGTTGATG TTCATTATGAAGGGGTTCTTGAGGAAACTGGGGAAGTGTTTGATACGACTCATGAGGACAATACGATTTTCTCATTTGAGATTGGGAAGGGCAGTGTAATCAAGGCTTGGGATGTTGCACTGAGAACCATGAAG GTTGGCGAGATTGCTAAGATCACTTGCAAGCCCGAATATGCTTATGGCAGTGCAGGGTCTCCACCAGATATCCCACCAGA TGCAACCCTTATATTTGAAGTCGAGTTAGTTGCCTGCAACCCACGGAAGGGATTGAGTCTGGGTAGTGCTTCAGAGGAAAGGAATAGGCTAGA AGAACTGAAGAAGCAGAGAGAGCTTGCTGCTGCAAccaaagaggaagagaagaagaagagggaagagGCCAAAGCTGCCGCTGCTTCCCGTATTCAAGCCAAGTTAGATGCCAAGAAGGGAGGAAAGGGAAAAGGCAAAGGAAAATAG